In Priestia megaterium NBRC 15308 = ATCC 14581, the following proteins share a genomic window:
- a CDS encoding glycerophosphodiester phosphodiesterase, with protein MFVIGHRGAAGTFPENTMISFKEAARVGAHGIELDVHMTKDGELAVIHDEKVDRTTNGKGYVKDFTYQDLKKLDASYKFKKKYGVCKIPTLNEVMEWASSEGISVNIELKNNIFDYPYLEMKVLDLIYLYKMKDRTMISSFNHNSLARIGSLDSTIETAILYSYPMYEPWVYAQHLGAKALHPNQRTVNEVNVAASKDCQIPVRPYTVNDVKVAEQLRKYGCESVITDYPEKMVKQFGGRFS; from the coding sequence ATGTTTGTAATAGGTCATCGCGGCGCAGCTGGAACGTTTCCTGAAAATACGATGATTTCCTTCAAAGAAGCAGCGAGAGTTGGAGCACACGGAATTGAACTTGATGTGCATATGACAAAGGATGGAGAACTTGCTGTAATTCATGATGAAAAAGTAGATCGAACGACGAATGGAAAAGGGTATGTAAAAGATTTTACGTATCAAGATTTAAAAAAATTAGATGCGAGCTATAAGTTCAAAAAAAAGTATGGAGTATGTAAAATCCCCACGTTAAATGAAGTAATGGAGTGGGCTTCAAGTGAAGGAATTAGCGTAAATATTGAGTTGAAAAACAATATATTTGACTATCCATACTTGGAAATGAAAGTCTTGGATTTAATTTATTTATACAAGATGAAGGATCGAACGATGATTTCATCTTTTAATCATAACAGCTTAGCCCGAATTGGTTCTCTGGATTCTACGATTGAAACAGCTATTTTATATTCTTATCCGATGTATGAGCCTTGGGTATATGCGCAGCATCTTGGCGCAAAAGCTCTTCACCCTAATCAGCGTACCGTTAATGAAGTAAATGTAGCGGCTTCAAAAGATTGTCAAATTCCAGTGCGACCTTACACAGTAAATGATGTAAAAGTAGCTGAGCAGCTTCGAAAATATGGATGT
- a CDS encoding YycC family protein has product MRPLQISPDTAVKLAEQLNIPLEQLMHMPQHILLQKLAELNASEDKKGSE; this is encoded by the coding sequence ATGAGACCACTGCAAATTTCACCGGATACAGCCGTAAAATTAGCGGAACAATTAAATATCCCCCTCGAGCAATTAATGCATATGCCTCAGCATATTTTGCTGCAGAAACTTGCTGAATTAAATGCGAGCGAAGATAAAAAAGGATCTGAATAA
- a CDS encoding peptide MFS transporter, whose translation MQAAVQHENQQPNGSRKKHPPGLYLLFATEAWERFSYYGMRAILVLYLTATAAQGGLGVDKATALSLYGTFTSAVYITPMIGGYLTDRFLGRRLAITIGGVIMALGNFSIFIHQSVAALYIGLALLIIGNGFFKPNISTLVGDLYEENDPRRDGAFTIFYMGINFGAFFAPLVVGLMSYKYGFLTAAIGMVVGQILFNLLANRYLGDIGKEPTGKVHAAASQTSTAPLSAREKKRTVAIVILAFVVIAFWTAFEQAGSSLTLYAQDQINRQIGSFTVPTEWFQSLNPLFIMILAPIMSLVWYKLGNSKRGDFKTPTKMGMGLVTVGLGFLILIPAVMYTGNDPALKVNILFMIFTYFLHTLAELMISPVGLSMVSRLAPLKLASLLMGVWMASSAVANKLAGVLASYTQSLGYFDIFSLIGAVTIVLGIIVLFLSKPIAKLMD comes from the coding sequence ATGCAAGCAGCTGTACAACACGAAAATCAGCAGCCAAATGGGTCTAGGAAAAAACACCCTCCTGGACTGTACTTATTATTCGCTACTGAGGCATGGGAAAGATTTAGTTATTATGGAATGAGAGCCATTCTGGTTCTTTATTTAACTGCTACCGCTGCTCAAGGTGGACTAGGGGTAGATAAAGCAACTGCACTGAGCTTATATGGAACATTCACTAGTGCTGTTTACATTACGCCGATGATTGGCGGATATTTAACAGACCGCTTCCTCGGAAGAAGGCTAGCCATCACTATCGGTGGTGTGATTATGGCACTCGGGAATTTTTCCATCTTCATTCATCAAAGTGTAGCCGCTTTGTATATCGGACTTGCTTTATTAATTATCGGAAACGGATTTTTCAAACCAAATATCTCCACATTGGTCGGAGATCTCTATGAAGAAAATGATCCTCGCCGTGACGGTGCTTTTACCATTTTTTATATGGGTATTAACTTTGGTGCATTTTTCGCACCGTTAGTTGTTGGATTAATGAGTTACAAATACGGATTTTTAACAGCAGCTATCGGAATGGTTGTTGGACAAATTTTATTTAACCTACTGGCTAATCGCTACTTAGGTGATATCGGGAAAGAGCCTACAGGAAAAGTTCACGCAGCGGCATCTCAAACATCAACTGCTCCGCTGTCAGCACGAGAAAAGAAAAGAACGGTTGCTATCGTTATTCTAGCCTTCGTTGTTATTGCTTTCTGGACAGCTTTTGAACAGGCCGGAAGTTCTTTAACGCTATATGCTCAAGATCAAATTAATCGTCAAATAGGTAGTTTCACGGTTCCAACAGAGTGGTTCCAATCATTGAATCCGCTGTTTATCATGATTTTAGCACCAATTATGTCACTAGTTTGGTACAAGCTCGGAAATTCAAAACGCGGTGATTTCAAAACGCCAACAAAAATGGGTATGGGACTTGTGACAGTGGGATTAGGATTCTTAATTTTAATTCCAGCCGTTATGTATACTGGTAATGACCCAGCTTTAAAAGTAAATATTCTGTTCATGATTTTCACTTACTTCCTGCACACGCTAGCTGAGCTTATGATTTCGCCAGTAGGGCTGTCTATGGTAAGTAGACTGGCTCCATTAAAGCTTGCTTCTCTTTTAATGGGCGTATGGATGGCAAGCTCTGCTGTCGCTAATAAGCTAGCGGGTGTTCTTGCATCTTATACCCAGTCTTTAGGTTATTTCGATATCTTCAGCTTAATCGGAGCTGTAACAATTGTACTTGGAATTATTGTTCTGTTCCTTTCAAAACCGATTGCTAAATTAATGGATTAA
- the spo0A gene encoding sporulation transcription factor Spo0A, whose amino-acid sequence MKKIKVCLVDDNRELIGLLEDYISEQEDMEVIGVAYNGQECLSILKDKDPDVLVLDIIMPHLDGLAVLGQLKEMKKENYPNVIMLTAFGQEDVTKKAVDLGAAYFILKPFDMENLVNHIRQVSGQTSSFMQRSSSSMRSHRDSKPANLDASITSIIHEIGVPAHIKGYLYLREAISMVYKDIELLGSITKVLYPDIAKKYNTTASRVERAIRHAIEVAWSRGNIDSISSLFGYTVSMSKAKPTNSEFIAMVADKLRLEHKAS is encoded by the coding sequence TTGAAAAAAATTAAAGTATGCTTGGTTGATGATAATCGGGAACTAATTGGTTTGCTTGAAGATTATATTTCAGAGCAAGAAGACATGGAAGTAATCGGAGTAGCTTACAATGGACAAGAGTGTTTATCCATTTTAAAAGATAAAGATCCGGATGTTCTTGTATTAGACATTATTATGCCGCATCTAGATGGATTAGCAGTTTTAGGTCAGTTAAAAGAAATGAAAAAAGAAAATTATCCAAATGTCATTATGCTAACAGCATTTGGGCAAGAAGACGTAACGAAAAAAGCGGTTGATTTAGGAGCTGCTTATTTTATTCTAAAGCCGTTTGATATGGAAAACTTAGTGAATCATATTCGTCAAGTTAGCGGACAAACATCTTCATTTATGCAACGTTCATCTTCTTCCATGCGTTCACATCGCGACAGCAAACCAGCAAATTTAGATGCAAGCATTACGAGCATCATTCACGAAATTGGTGTACCTGCTCATATCAAAGGCTATTTGTATTTGAGAGAAGCCATTTCAATGGTATATAAGGATATTGAGCTGCTTGGGTCGATTACAAAAGTACTGTATCCTGATATTGCAAAAAAATATAATACAACGGCAAGCCGCGTTGAGCGCGCCATTCGTCATGCCATTGAAGTAGCATGGAGCCGAGGAAATATTGATTCCATTTCTTCATTATTCGGATATACTGTCAGCATGTCAAAAGCGAAGCCAACAAACAGTGAATTTATCGCCATGGTTGCGGATAAATTACGCCTTGAACATAAAGCGAGTTGA
- the spoIVB gene encoding SpoIVB peptidase, translating to MQNRYRHIIGAILLVSFIFVGFIPVVQQYIHIPKQIVLFEQQKEKINTTLPLSVEASSPVYDVTSNKAKLTVAGKQVGKEELMLHLAGIPVKRVDVQVLSDFKVIPGGQSIGVKLNSKGVLVVGYHQVDTAKGKRSPGEIAGIQVGDMITKINGKTIEKMSDITPFIQQAGKTGEPLNLHILREKKQFDTKLYPLKDKQDYAYRIGLYIRDSAAGIGTMTFYDPKSKKYGALGHVISDMDTKKPIVVEDGQIVRSTVTSIEKGSNGVPGEKLARFSEDRQIIGNITRNSPFGIFGKLSSTMENGIMDKAMPIALSHQVKEGPAKILTVVDDDQVEEFDIEIMSTIPQKFPATKGMVIKITDPKLLKKTGGIVQGMSGSPIIQNGKVVGAVTHVFVNDPTSGYGVHIEWMLNEAGIDIYKNNRKKAS from the coding sequence ATGCAAAATCGATACAGACATATAATTGGTGCGATTCTCCTTGTTTCGTTCATTTTTGTAGGATTTATTCCAGTTGTGCAACAATATATACACATTCCAAAACAAATCGTCTTATTTGAACAGCAAAAAGAAAAAATTAATACGACATTACCGCTTAGCGTAGAAGCTTCATCACCTGTTTACGATGTAACAAGTAACAAGGCGAAGCTGACCGTAGCAGGCAAACAAGTAGGCAAAGAAGAGTTGATGCTTCATTTGGCCGGTATTCCTGTAAAGCGTGTAGACGTGCAGGTATTATCTGATTTTAAAGTCATTCCAGGTGGACAATCAATCGGTGTGAAATTAAATTCAAAAGGTGTTCTTGTTGTAGGCTATCATCAAGTAGATACAGCAAAAGGTAAAAGATCTCCTGGCGAAATTGCGGGTATTCAAGTTGGAGATATGATTACGAAGATTAATGGTAAAACCATTGAAAAAATGAGTGATATTACACCGTTTATTCAGCAGGCAGGAAAAACGGGTGAACCATTAAATCTGCATATTTTAAGAGAAAAAAAGCAGTTTGACACTAAGCTATATCCGTTAAAAGATAAGCAAGATTATGCTTACAGAATCGGTTTATATATCCGTGATTCAGCTGCAGGAATTGGCACAATGACTTTTTATGATCCAAAATCTAAAAAATACGGCGCTTTAGGTCATGTTATTTCGGATATGGATACAAAAAAGCCAATCGTAGTAGAAGATGGACAAATTGTCCGTTCGACCGTTACATCAATTGAAAAAGGTTCTAACGGCGTTCCCGGCGAAAAGCTAGCAAGGTTTTCTGAAGATAGACAAATCATTGGAAATATTACACGAAATAGTCCTTTTGGTATTTTTGGAAAATTGTCTTCAACGATGGAAAACGGAATAATGGATAAAGCAATGCCAATTGCCCTATCTCATCAAGTAAAAGAAGGACCGGCTAAAATTCTAACGGTAGTAGATGATGATCAAGTGGAAGAATTTGATATTGAAATTATGAGTACTATACCTCAAAAGTTTCCGGCTACTAAAGGAATGGTTATTAAAATTACAGATCCTAAATTGCTAAAGAAAACAGGTGGAATTGTTCAAGGAATGAGCGGGAGCCCGATTATTCAAAACGGTAAAGTCGTTGGAGCGGTTACCCATGTTTTTGTAAATGATCCTACCTCGGGTTACGGTGTCCATATTGAATGGATGCTTAACGAAGCAGGAATCGATATTTATAAAAATAATCGAAAAAAAGCGAGCTAA
- the recN gene encoding DNA repair protein RecN: protein MLAELSIKNFAIIDELSVSFEKGLTVLTGETGAGKSIIIDAISLLVGGRGSSEFVRHGTDRAEIEGLFLFDEEQHPSHEKAKQVGLEVEDGMIVLRRDITTNGKSICRINGKLVTLAILREVGQTLIDIHGQHEHQDLMNQDRHLTLLDQYGGEKVEEALTEYREVFSRYTSLKKQLDQLTENEQQMAHRLDLIQFQLDEIKAANLQLNEDEELNEERLKISNFEKIYTSLNDAYNALHGEHQGLDWVGVAMNHTEDISSLEKNYAEISEIISSSFYQLEDASYKIRQQLDLLEFDPKRLDFIEARLNEINHLKRKYGQSVDEILEYAAQIEDEIDRIENRDTHVSKIKEELNSVAQDLLVEANNVSAIRKKLAQELTDSIHHELQELYMAKTVFQIKFSVVNAGKNDVEVNGERIKFTKDGIDNVEFYISTNPGEPLKPLAKVASGGELSRIMLALKSIFSKHQGVTSIIFDEVDTGVSGRVAQSIGEKIHAISVDSQVLCISHLPQVAAMADTHLFIAKEIKGDRTTTSVLPLTVDEKVKEIGRMIAGAEITSLTKEHAKELLDLADKMKHTI from the coding sequence TTGTTAGCTGAATTATCCATTAAAAACTTTGCGATTATTGATGAACTTTCTGTTTCATTTGAAAAAGGCTTAACGGTATTAACAGGCGAAACAGGAGCGGGGAAATCGATTATTATTGATGCCATTTCATTGTTAGTAGGTGGAAGAGGCTCTTCGGAGTTTGTACGCCACGGAACAGACAGAGCCGAAATTGAAGGACTTTTCTTATTTGATGAAGAACAGCATCCGAGTCACGAAAAAGCCAAACAAGTCGGTTTGGAAGTGGAAGATGGAATGATTGTGCTTCGCCGAGATATCACTACAAATGGGAAAAGTATTTGCCGCATCAACGGTAAGCTCGTAACGTTAGCTATCCTACGTGAAGTTGGACAGACGTTAATTGATATACATGGACAGCACGAGCACCAAGATTTAATGAATCAAGATCGTCACTTAACTCTTCTTGATCAATATGGAGGAGAAAAAGTAGAAGAGGCTTTGACGGAGTATCGAGAGGTATTTTCTAGGTATACATCGCTAAAAAAGCAGCTTGATCAATTAACTGAAAATGAACAGCAGATGGCACATCGCCTCGATCTTATTCAATTTCAATTAGATGAAATCAAAGCGGCAAATTTGCAGCTGAACGAAGACGAGGAACTAAATGAAGAGCGTTTGAAGATTTCTAACTTTGAAAAGATCTATACGTCGCTAAACGATGCGTACAATGCCCTGCACGGTGAACACCAAGGTTTAGATTGGGTCGGTGTAGCAATGAACCATACGGAGGATATTTCGTCACTGGAAAAAAACTATGCCGAAATTTCTGAGATCATTTCATCGAGCTTCTATCAGCTAGAAGACGCATCTTATAAAATTCGTCAGCAGCTTGATTTATTAGAATTTGATCCCAAACGCTTAGACTTTATTGAAGCGCGTTTAAATGAAATTAATCACTTAAAGCGTAAATACGGTCAAAGTGTAGATGAAATTCTAGAATATGCAGCGCAAATTGAAGATGAAATTGATCGTATTGAAAATCGAGATACGCATGTGAGCAAGATCAAAGAAGAGTTAAACAGTGTAGCACAGGATTTATTAGTAGAAGCTAATAACGTTTCAGCTATTCGAAAAAAACTTGCTCAGGAGTTAACGGACAGTATCCATCATGAGCTTCAAGAACTGTATATGGCTAAGACCGTATTTCAAATTAAATTCTCTGTTGTAAATGCAGGTAAAAATGACGTTGAAGTAAATGGAGAAAGAATAAAATTCACCAAAGACGGCATTGACAACGTAGAATTTTATATTTCTACTAATCCTGGTGAACCTTTAAAGCCTCTTGCAAAAGTAGCATCAGGAGGAGAACTGTCAAGAATTATGCTGGCGTTAAAAAGCATCTTCTCTAAGCATCAAGGCGTGACGTCCATTATCTTTGATGAAGTTGATACAGGCGTAAGTGGAAGAGTAGCTCAATCGATCGGTGAAAAAATACATGCTATTTCTGTTGATTCACAAGTTCTCTGTATATCTCATCTGCCTCAGGTAGCTGCGATGGCAGATACTCATCTCTTTATTGCTAAAGAGATAAAAGGTGATCGTACAACGACGTCTGTTCTTCCGTTAACTGTTGATGAAAAAGTAAAAGAAATTGGTCGAATGATTGCAGGAGCTGAAATTACAAGCTTAACGAAGGAACATGCCAAAGAGCTTTTAGATTTAGCGGATAAGATGAAGCACACCATTTAA
- the ahrC gene encoding transcriptional regulator AhrC/ArgR — protein sequence MNKGQRHIKIRDIITNNDIETQDELVDILKNQGFNVTQATISRDIKELHLVKVPLMDGRYKYSLPADQRFNPLQKLKRSLMDAFVKIDSAGHMLVMKTLPGNANAIGALIDHLDWDEILGTICGDDTCLIICRTPEDTQIISDRFLEML from the coding sequence ATGAATAAAGGGCAAAGACATATTAAAATTCGTGATATTATCACGAATAATGATATTGAAACACAGGATGAATTGGTAGATATTTTAAAAAACCAAGGTTTTAATGTAACACAGGCAACAATCTCTCGTGATATTAAAGAACTGCACTTAGTCAAAGTGCCTTTGATGGACGGTCGATACAAATACAGCTTGCCTGCAGATCAGCGTTTTAATCCCTTACAAAAGTTAAAGCGCTCTCTTATGGACGCATTTGTAAAAATTGATTCAGCGGGGCATATGTTGGTGATGAAAACATTACCGGGAAATGCAAATGCGATTGGCGCATTAATTGATCATTTGGATTGGGATGAAATATTAGGAACAATTTGTGGAGACGATACATGTTTGATTATTTGCCGTACTCCTGAAGATACGCAAATTATATCAGACCGATTCTTAGAAATGTTATAA
- a CDS encoding TlyA family RNA methyltransferase, translating into MTKKERVDVLLVERGLIETREKAKRTVMAGLVYANEVRLDKPGEKIECDTPLTIKGAVMPYVSRGGFKLEKAIKEFNVHVADKIMIDIGSSTGGFTDCALQNGAKMSYALDVGYNQLAWKLRQDERVEVMERTNFRYVTPADLSRGLPEFASIDVSFISLRLILPVLKTLLVPHSDVVALVKPQFEAGREQVGKKGIVRDSKVHEEVLQGMVDFSLRQGYDVYNMSYSPITGGDGNIEFLLHLRWKGERELGENQAPLTVSEVVEEAHKTLKEKK; encoded by the coding sequence GTGACAAAAAAAGAACGAGTAGATGTATTATTAGTAGAACGAGGTTTGATTGAAACAAGAGAAAAAGCAAAGCGTACAGTGATGGCAGGACTCGTTTATGCGAATGAAGTCCGTTTGGATAAGCCGGGAGAGAAAATTGAATGCGATACGCCGCTGACAATTAAAGGTGCAGTGATGCCTTACGTCAGCAGAGGCGGCTTTAAGCTTGAAAAAGCGATTAAAGAATTTAATGTCCATGTAGCGGATAAAATCATGATTGATATTGGTTCTTCTACTGGAGGCTTTACCGATTGTGCGCTTCAAAATGGAGCGAAGATGTCCTATGCGCTAGACGTAGGCTATAATCAGCTAGCTTGGAAGCTTCGTCAAGATGAACGAGTAGAAGTAATGGAACGAACCAATTTCCGTTATGTGACGCCAGCTGATTTATCAAGAGGCTTGCCTGAATTCGCTTCTATTGATGTATCATTTATTTCCTTAAGACTCATTCTTCCTGTGTTAAAAACACTTCTTGTTCCACACAGCGATGTTGTTGCGCTCGTTAAGCCACAGTTTGAGGCTGGAAGAGAGCAAGTTGGGAAAAAAGGAATCGTGCGTGATTCAAAAGTGCATGAAGAAGTTCTTCAAGGCATGGTGGATTTCTCCCTTCGTCAAGGATACGATGTATATAACATGTCGTATTCACCGATAACGGGAGGAGATGGAAATATCGAATTTCTTCTCCACTTGCGCTGGAAAGGCGAGCGTGAACTTGGTGAAAATCAAGCTCCGCTTACTGTGAGCGAAGTAGTCGAAGAAGCACATAAGACGTTAAAAGAGAAAAAGTAA
- the dxs gene encoding 1-deoxy-D-xylulose-5-phosphate synthase, protein MDLTTIKNPEFLKKMSVTQLEELSEEIRRFLITKLSATGGHIGPNLGVVELTLALHKVFDSPKDKFLWDVGHQSYVHKILTGRAGEFDTIRQYKGLCGFPKRDESEHDVWETGHSSTSLSAAMGMAAARDLQKTKAHIVPIIGDGALTGGMALEALNHIGHEQTDMTVILNDNEMSIAPNVGAVHSILGRLRTAGKYNWVKDELEVLLKKVPAVGGKLAATAERVKDGLKYMVVSGMFFEDLGFTYLGPVDGHSYDDLLETLQYAKKTKGPVLIHVITKKGKGYLPAESDKSGAWHGTGPYKIESGDFIKDKNVPIAWSKLVSDTVLKMAREDDRIVAVTPAMPVGSKLEAFQKEFPHRMFDVGIAEQHATTMAAGLATQNMKPFLAIYSTFLQRAYDQVVHDICRQKLNVFIGIDRAGLVGADGETHQGVFDIAFLRHLPNLVIMMPKDENEGQHMVHTALTYEEGPIAMRYARGNGLGVELDSELKNIPIGTWDVLKEGSDTTILTFGTTISMAMDAAAELEKQGISVKVVNARFIKPLDEKMLHEIFQTSKPVITVEEAVLQGGFGSAVLEFASEHGYYDTRVERMGIPDRFIEHGSVTKLLEEIGLTKEEIINRVKKLVTPTQKRLEVK, encoded by the coding sequence TTGGATCTTACAACGATAAAAAATCCTGAGTTTTTAAAGAAAATGTCAGTAACACAATTAGAAGAACTAAGTGAAGAGATTCGTCGTTTTTTAATTACAAAGCTTTCTGCAACTGGTGGTCATATAGGGCCGAATTTGGGGGTTGTTGAGTTAACGCTTGCACTCCATAAAGTGTTCGACAGCCCAAAAGATAAATTTTTATGGGACGTGGGGCATCAGTCGTATGTCCATAAAATTTTAACAGGACGAGCGGGAGAGTTTGATACAATCCGTCAATATAAAGGATTATGCGGTTTTCCAAAGCGTGACGAAAGTGAACATGATGTATGGGAAACGGGACATAGTTCTACATCTCTTTCAGCCGCAATGGGAATGGCTGCTGCAAGAGATTTGCAAAAAACAAAAGCTCATATTGTTCCCATCATTGGTGACGGAGCTTTAACAGGTGGTATGGCTCTTGAAGCGCTTAACCACATCGGGCACGAGCAAACGGATATGACCGTTATTTTAAATGACAATGAAATGTCTATCGCTCCTAACGTGGGGGCTGTACACAGTATTCTAGGACGGTTGCGCACGGCAGGCAAATACAACTGGGTAAAAGATGAGCTTGAAGTCTTGCTGAAAAAAGTGCCTGCAGTAGGCGGTAAGCTTGCGGCAACGGCAGAACGTGTAAAAGATGGTCTAAAGTATATGGTCGTGTCAGGCATGTTCTTTGAAGACCTTGGCTTTACGTATTTAGGCCCAGTTGATGGCCATAGCTATGATGATTTATTGGAAACGTTACAATATGCAAAGAAAACAAAAGGTCCGGTGCTGATTCACGTTATTACGAAAAAAGGGAAAGGCTACTTGCCGGCGGAAAGCGATAAAAGCGGAGCATGGCATGGTACAGGCCCTTACAAAATTGAATCCGGTGACTTTATTAAAGACAAAAATGTTCCGATTGCTTGGAGTAAACTAGTAAGTGATACGGTATTGAAGATGGCTAGGGAAGATGATCGCATTGTAGCTGTAACGCCAGCAATGCCTGTGGGTTCAAAACTCGAAGCATTTCAAAAAGAGTTTCCGCATCGCATGTTTGATGTTGGGATTGCAGAGCAGCATGCAACAACAATGGCAGCGGGTCTTGCAACTCAAAATATGAAGCCCTTTTTAGCTATTTATTCTACGTTTTTACAGCGTGCATACGATCAAGTGGTTCATGATATTTGCCGTCAGAAGCTAAATGTATTTATTGGGATTGATCGCGCTGGGCTAGTAGGTGCTGATGGTGAAACGCATCAAGGCGTGTTTGATATTGCATTCTTACGTCATTTGCCTAACCTTGTTATTATGATGCCAAAAGACGAGAATGAAGGCCAGCACATGGTTCACACTGCTTTGACTTATGAAGAAGGTCCGATTGCTATGCGCTATGCTAGAGGAAACGGATTAGGTGTTGAACTAGATTCGGAATTGAAAAACATTCCGATCGGTACATGGGACGTATTAAAAGAAGGTTCAGATACAACCATTTTAACGTTTGGTACAACGATTTCAATGGCGATGGATGCAGCAGCAGAACTTGAGAAGCAAGGAATCAGCGTCAAAGTGGTAAATGCTCGTTTTATTAAACCGTTGGATGAAAAAATGCTTCATGAGATTTTCCAAACTAGTAAGCCTGTGATTACGGTAGAAGAAGCGGTACTTCAAGGCGGTTTTGGAAGCGCGGTGTTAGAGTTTGCATCAGAGCACGGCTATTATGATACGCGCGTTGAACGTATGGGGATTCCAGATCGCTTTATCGAGCACGGCAGCGTAACAAAACTTTTAGAAGAAATTGGCTTAACCAAAGAAGAGATTATAAATCGAGTTAAAAAACTCGTAACACCAACACAAAAGAGGCTTGAAGTCAAGTGA
- a CDS encoding polyprenyl synthetase family protein, with protein sequence MVNEMNLKEYISFTKDRVETRLPEVVKALHAPVNLKESMLYSLTAGGKRLRPVLLFATLHAFGKDESMGLETACAVEMIHTYSLIHDDLPSMDDDDLRRGKPTNHKVYGEATAILAGDALLTNSFQLISEAAHPEITSHMKLQLITELVKASGTEGMISGQVADMEGEKKQLTLDELEYIHLHKTGKLLGFCVKAGAILAKATLLQQELLEEFSKHVGLAFQIQDDILDVEGSEEKLGKPIGSDTENEKTTYPSLLGMEAAKEKLQYHVEQALLSLRQAQIKHGLLEEICLYIAKRDS encoded by the coding sequence ATGGTGAATGAAATGAATTTAAAAGAGTATATTTCTTTTACAAAAGATCGAGTAGAAACACGCTTGCCTGAAGTGGTAAAAGCATTACATGCTCCGGTTAACTTAAAGGAATCCATGCTTTACTCGCTTACGGCAGGAGGAAAGCGACTTCGCCCAGTGCTGTTGTTTGCAACGCTACATGCGTTTGGAAAAGACGAGAGCATGGGATTAGAAACAGCATGTGCAGTGGAAATGATTCATACATATTCTCTCATTCACGATGATTTACCTAGCATGGATGATGACGACTTAAGAAGAGGTAAACCAACGAATCACAAGGTGTACGGCGAAGCAACGGCTATATTAGCTGGAGATGCTCTTTTAACAAATAGTTTTCAGCTCATTTCTGAAGCGGCACATCCCGAGATTACATCACATATGAAGCTTCAGCTCATTACAGAACTGGTAAAAGCAAGCGGAACAGAAGGTATGATCAGCGGACAGGTTGCGGATATGGAAGGCGAAAAAAAGCAGCTCACGCTAGATGAGCTTGAATATATTCACCTTCACAAAACGGGGAAGCTGCTAGGTTTTTGTGTAAAAGCAGGAGCTATTCTTGCAAAAGCTACGCTTCTACAGCAAGAATTATTAGAAGAATTCAGTAAGCATGTAGGGTTAGCGTTTCAAATTCAAGATGATATCTTGGATGTGGAAGGCTCTGAAGAAAAATTAGGAAAGCCAATTGGCAGTGATACAGAAAATGAAAAAACGACATATCCTTCTTTGTTAGGTATGGAAGCGGCCAAAGAAAAGTTACAGTATCATGTTGAACAAGCACTTCTCTCGTTACGTCAAGCTCAAATTAAGCACGGATTACTAGAAGAAATTTGTTTATATATAGCAAAACGTGATAGTTAA
- a CDS encoding exodeoxyribonuclease VII small subunit: MATNKEYTFEEAMEQLETIVNKLEEGDVPLEEAIQQFQEGMTLSKFCHDRLQHIEKQMETILREDGTLEPFSVQEEE; encoded by the coding sequence ATGGCGACAAATAAAGAGTATACGTTTGAAGAGGCGATGGAGCAGTTAGAAACCATCGTAAACAAGCTAGAAGAAGGCGACGTGCCATTAGAAGAAGCAATTCAACAATTCCAAGAAGGAATGACTCTTTCAAAATTCTGTCACGATCGTCTTCAGCATATTGAAAAGCAAATGGAAACTATTTTACGTGAAGACGGAACGCTTGAGCCATTCTCGGTGCAGGAGGAAGAGTGA